In Bythopirellula goksoeyrii, a single window of DNA contains:
- a CDS encoding A24 family peptidase, which produces MNEFVQFFSETWHVWLVTFTLIVAAVIDGLQLKVPNWITYPMILSGWVYSAALSPYAGWEGLGYSLLGTVVGLACLLPLYAIGGMGAGDVKLLAGVGAWMWPSVTFMAFAVSAIVGGVIAIGMVLWTKSWNKHRDQFWGIYNEIVTVKDPEKLAEIAAERKPRMFLLPYGIPIAIGSIAYFAWHGMQL; this is translated from the coding sequence ATGAACGAATTCGTACAATTTTTTAGTGAAACCTGGCATGTCTGGCTTGTAACCTTCACGTTGATTGTGGCCGCCGTGATTGATGGCCTTCAACTCAAGGTCCCCAACTGGATTACCTACCCGATGATTCTCAGCGGTTGGGTGTACAGTGCAGCGCTGTCCCCTTATGCAGGCTGGGAAGGCCTGGGATATAGCTTACTTGGAACGGTCGTGGGACTTGCCTGCCTGCTCCCGCTCTACGCCATCGGTGGGATGGGTGCTGGCGATGTGAAGCTGCTTGCTGGCGTGGGAGCCTGGATGTGGCCATCAGTCACGTTCATGGCGTTTGCCGTATCGGCCATTGTCGGTGGAGTCATTGCTATCGGCATGGTGCTTTGGACCAAGTCATGGAACAAGCATCGCGACCAGTTTTGGGGCATCTACAACGAAATTGTTACCGTTAAAGATCCTGAGAAGCTTGCTGAAATTGCCGCCGAGAGGAAGCCACGCATGTTCCTGCTTCCCTATGGAATTCCCATTGCAATTGGCTCGATTGCCTACTTCGCGTGGCACGGGATGCAATTGTAG
- a CDS encoding type II and III secretion system protein family protein, with protein MYPEQTPRISVARLAFHKFTLARLTLATVTLFTSISTAAFAQIQQSQVIRNITQSTERLELTVNSSRILTLEKRIPRMVVNNPELVTVTPISANQVQLAARKPGVTQVNLWDEDDNVYTVDVMIYGDVRELELAYERLFPESSIKVMRLTNSLVLEGFVEKPESVGPIIRLAEDYAPKIINNISVGGVQQVMLKVRVMEVSRTKLRNLGVDFASFSDSGGFVSSISDLITSSSISGGSVTATSDTTIDFGVLGSNSAFFGFIEALQENRLAKVLADPTITTVSGRPAQFNVGGEIPVPIPQGINQVTIEYKPYGTQIDFVPIVLGNGNIRLEVRPRVSDLDYANAIGIVGSTTPIPALRVRQVDTGVELKAGQTLALAGLVQTKVSAQEQGIPYVSDLPYIGAAFRSVREEVEEIELLIMVTPELVDGMDPHQVPLCGPGMETVSPTNCQLYFGGHLEVPACGPCAPNGCGLNCANAYNNPQQCIATDGYGQPIGQQYVPTEADYEYGDQNYDSLSVPAETLQPSTPTESDVQPTAPGGDRYPAGNLPTDPSAMQMRAPWMETDQSAYSNLQIPQNRQPQPESQPRQASTSTPGLMGPIGYDMEK; from the coding sequence ATGTACCCGGAACAAACTCCCCGCATCTCCGTTGCCAGATTGGCATTTCACAAGTTCACTCTGGCTCGCTTGACACTTGCCACCGTGACTTTATTCACCAGCATTAGCACGGCTGCCTTTGCTCAGATACAACAGTCGCAGGTGATCCGCAATATCACCCAGTCGACCGAGCGTTTGGAGCTGACCGTCAATTCGAGCCGCATTCTCACGCTCGAAAAGCGGATTCCAAGAATGGTGGTCAACAACCCCGAGTTGGTAACCGTCACTCCGATCAGCGCCAACCAAGTGCAACTCGCTGCCCGTAAGCCGGGTGTGACTCAAGTGAATTTGTGGGACGAAGACGACAATGTCTATACCGTAGACGTAATGATCTATGGCGATGTCCGAGAACTGGAACTGGCCTATGAACGTCTGTTTCCCGAATCGTCGATTAAAGTGATGCGTTTGACCAACAGCCTGGTGCTGGAAGGTTTCGTTGAAAAGCCAGAGTCGGTGGGCCCCATCATCCGTCTGGCAGAAGACTACGCACCAAAGATCATCAATAACATCTCCGTCGGCGGGGTCCAGCAGGTCATGCTCAAAGTAAGGGTCATGGAAGTCTCTCGAACCAAACTCCGCAATTTAGGAGTGGATTTTGCCAGCTTCAGTGATAGCGGCGGGTTTGTTTCCAGTATTTCAGATTTAATTACAAGCTCAAGTATTTCGGGCGGATCTGTCACAGCGACTAGTGATACTACAATTGATTTTGGAGTCTTGGGCAGTAACAGTGCCTTTTTTGGCTTCATCGAAGCCTTACAAGAGAATCGGCTTGCAAAAGTACTCGCTGATCCAACCATCACGACTGTTAGTGGCCGTCCGGCTCAGTTCAATGTAGGTGGTGAAATACCCGTTCCAATCCCTCAAGGGATCAATCAAGTTACCATTGAGTACAAGCCCTACGGCACACAGATCGACTTCGTGCCGATCGTCCTGGGGAATGGAAATATTCGGCTCGAAGTTCGCCCCCGTGTTAGCGATCTCGATTATGCAAATGCCATCGGAATCGTAGGAAGCACGACGCCCATTCCAGCTCTGAGAGTTCGTCAAGTGGATACCGGCGTTGAATTGAAGGCAGGCCAAACCTTGGCATTGGCTGGTTTAGTTCAGACGAAAGTATCAGCTCAGGAACAGGGGATACCGTATGTTAGCGATCTTCCCTACATTGGCGCCGCTTTCCGTTCCGTCCGTGAAGAAGTTGAAGAGATTGAACTCCTGATCATGGTGACTCCTGAGCTGGTTGACGGCATGGATCCTCATCAAGTCCCCCTCTGTGGACCGGGGATGGAGACAGTATCTCCGACCAATTGCCAGCTCTACTTTGGTGGCCACTTGGAAGTTCCCGCCTGTGGACCTTGTGCCCCGAATGGGTGTGGGTTGAATTGTGCAAACGCCTATAACAATCCACAGCAGTGTATTGCCACGGATGGTTATGGTCAGCCTATCGGCCAGCAATATGTTCCTACGGAAGCAGATTATGAGTATGGGGACCAGAATTATGACTCACTTTCTGTGCCAGCCGAAACGCTGCAACCGTCAACCCCGACAGAATCTGATGTGCAACCGACGGCTCCTGGGGGGGATAGGTATCCAGCAGGCAATCTGCCGACTGATCCCTCAGCCATGCAAATGAGGGCACCTTGGATGGAAACAGACCAATCAGCGTACTCCAACCTTCAAATTCCTCAAAATCGGCAACCGCAACCCGAGTCTCAGCCCCGACAGGCCAGCACATCAACCCCAGGATTGATGGGCCCGATCGGATACGACATGGAAAAATAA
- a CDS encoding CpaF family protein, with protein MTKLNTTLPPAGEDKKLEFEKLKQSIHSKLVDKLDLSHVGELQGDVLRREIRLVVEHLCDTEDTFLNRNERDKLIEEVLDETFGLGPLEMLLKEPKISEIMINGPKNVFVESGGKLMKSEVTFRDDKHLMQIIDRIVSKVGRRVDEVCPMCDARLPDGSRVNAIIPPLALDGPSLTIRRFGSNPLKLEDLLNYKSMTPEMVMLLEGAMKARLNIIISGGTGSGKTTLLNTLSSFISNEDRIVTIEDAAELQLQQSHVVRLETRPPNIEGKGKISATDLVRNCLRMRPDRIIIGECRGPETLDMLQAMNTGHDGSLTTCHANTPRDAIARLETMIMMAGFEMPIRAMRSQIASAVDLIVQVNRLSGGPRKVTAITEIIGMEQDTIVMQDVFQYNQEGVDGNGRATGYFQATGIRPTFIPRLESHGVRLPASAFRERMMLRD; from the coding sequence ATGACCAAACTCAATACCACCTTGCCTCCCGCTGGCGAGGACAAGAAACTGGAGTTTGAAAAGCTCAAGCAGAGCATTCACTCCAAGTTGGTGGATAAACTCGACTTGTCGCATGTCGGCGAATTGCAAGGAGACGTGCTCCGCCGCGAGATTCGCCTGGTCGTCGAGCACCTCTGTGACACGGAAGACACCTTTCTCAATCGCAACGAACGCGACAAGTTGATCGAAGAGGTCTTGGACGAAACGTTTGGCCTCGGACCGCTGGAAATGCTCCTTAAAGAACCGAAGATCAGCGAAATCATGATCAACGGTCCCAAGAATGTGTTCGTGGAATCGGGTGGCAAGTTGATGAAATCAGAGGTCACGTTCCGCGACGACAAGCATCTGATGCAAATCATCGATCGAATCGTGTCGAAAGTAGGTCGCCGTGTGGACGAAGTTTGTCCCATGTGCGATGCCCGCCTACCGGATGGTTCGCGTGTGAATGCGATCATTCCCCCATTGGCGTTGGACGGTCCCAGCTTGACGATTCGCCGTTTTGGTTCGAATCCGCTCAAGCTTGAAGACTTGTTGAACTATAAAAGCATGACGCCTGAAATGGTCATGCTGCTGGAAGGGGCCATGAAGGCTCGACTGAATATCATCATCTCCGGTGGTACGGGCTCTGGTAAAACGACTCTGCTCAATACACTGTCGAGTTTTATCTCGAATGAAGATCGCATTGTAACGATCGAAGACGCGGCAGAACTCCAGTTGCAGCAGAGCCATGTCGTGCGATTGGAAACCCGTCCTCCCAATATCGAAGGCAAGGGTAAGATATCGGCGACCGACTTGGTGCGGAACTGTTTGCGTATGCGACCCGATCGAATCATCATCGGCGAATGCCGTGGACCAGAAACGCTCGATATGCTGCAAGCGATGAACACGGGACACGATGGTTCGCTTACCACCTGCCATGCCAACACCCCGCGCGATGCCATCGCTCGGTTGGAAACAATGATCATGATGGCCGGCTTTGAAATGCCGATCCGAGCGATGCGTTCTCAAATCGCCAGTGCGGTGGATCTCATCGTGCAGGTGAACCGTCTCTCGGGGGGGCCTCGCAAGGTGACAGCCATTACCGAGATCATCGGCATGGAACAAGATACGATCGTGATGCAGGATGTTTTCCAGTACAACCAAGAAGGAGTCGACGGCAATGGCCGTGCGACCGGTTACTTCCAAGCTACGGGAATTCGTCCTACTTTTATTCCTCGTCTAGAATCTCACGGAGTACGACTCCCAGCCAGTGCCTTCCGCGAACGCATGATGCTTCGCGATTGA
- a CDS encoding lysylphosphatidylglycerol synthase transmembrane domain-containing protein has protein sequence MLITVCKVALALGIVTYLLVKIQGDAGFSRLISEPKDWSFLALALGMVLISFSCSFVRWYLLVHGLGMQFLLSDAFRLGTLGFMLNQVMPGSVGGDLFKAAFIAHEQPGHRTEAVASVFIDRFVGLVGMLVVASVGLLFASDSLRKSPLLSGVEAVVWTAMLVGVGMLLLMTSRLVSGEWMQNLLGKLPLVGHSLSQLSEGLANFRSRRRYLVAAFCLALTTHCLLVSAFWCISRGLPITGPTFQENATIVPMALVAGALPLTPGGLGLTETGLAKLFGTIGLRETDGAMVALCYRALTYVVAALGACYYLAAKKRIDKLLVEAEELAEEIG, from the coding sequence ATGCTGATTACCGTGTGCAAGGTTGCCCTCGCGCTCGGGATAGTCACCTACCTCCTGGTAAAAATCCAAGGGGACGCCGGCTTCTCGCGCTTGATAAGCGAACCCAAAGACTGGTCATTTCTTGCCCTCGCCCTTGGCATGGTACTCATCTCGTTCTCCTGCAGCTTCGTCCGCTGGTATCTGCTCGTCCATGGTCTCGGCATGCAATTCCTACTGAGCGATGCCTTCCGACTCGGCACACTCGGATTTATGCTCAATCAGGTCATGCCCGGCAGCGTCGGAGGCGATCTGTTCAAAGCCGCCTTCATTGCCCACGAACAACCGGGGCACCGGACCGAAGCGGTGGCGTCCGTGTTTATCGACCGCTTCGTCGGACTGGTAGGGATGCTCGTCGTTGCCAGTGTGGGACTGCTGTTTGCCAGCGACTCGCTCCGCAAGAGTCCCCTACTCAGTGGCGTCGAAGCCGTTGTCTGGACCGCCATGCTGGTCGGAGTGGGAATGCTACTGCTCATGACCAGCCGGCTTGTCTCAGGCGAGTGGATGCAAAACCTCCTTGGCAAGCTCCCCTTGGTTGGTCATTCTCTGAGCCAACTGAGCGAAGGTCTTGCCAACTTCCGTAGCCGTCGTCGCTACCTGGTCGCCGCCTTTTGTCTCGCACTCACCACGCATTGTTTATTGGTAAGCGCCTTCTGGTGCATCAGCCGTGGCCTCCCCATCACCGGCCCGACTTTTCAAGAGAACGCCACCATCGTCCCGATGGCATTGGTCGCAGGCGCATTACCTCTGACCCCCGGTGGCCTGGGTCTCACCGAAACCGGCCTTGCCAAACTATTCGGCACCATCGGCCTGCGCGAAACCGACGGCGCCATGGTCGCCCTCTGCTATCGTGCCCTTACTTATGTAGTCGCCGCGCTAGGAGCCTGCTACTACCTCGCAGCCAAGAAACGCATCGACAAACTCTTAGTCGAAGCCGAAGAGCTCGCCGAAGAAATCGGCTGA
- a CDS encoding AAA family ATPase: MANVLRIAVVDPDDASREALKNVLLQLDSVWLEAESSRYDFFADVVEQTKADIGLIAMDADPARAIQLIAEVSAQSPQCTLLVTSSSTDGRLILESMRAGAKEFLTEPLKEEDLITALNRVKRQHAGESTNAAVGCRVVAVAGATGGVGTTSVAVNMACAMAADESNSVVLVDLDVALGDADVFLDTIPEYTLADVAQNVSRLDLTLLKKSLTKHSSGLHLLPRPVQLEDVQQITADSLQRVIGLLKTSFTHIVIDLSKYFGELDMQAIYMADDILMVTQLDLPCLRNVVRLMMTFDGDESLRSKVKVVVNRVGQDSGQISLKKARESIGRDIYWQIPNDYRTMIEVRNNGVPLIQHAPKAGITNSILQLSDAVCGKIREEGELSDRDSKSRRWLNLWPAK, encoded by the coding sequence ATGGCCAATGTACTCCGAATAGCGGTTGTTGATCCCGACGACGCCTCGCGAGAAGCGCTCAAGAACGTACTCCTCCAGTTGGACAGTGTCTGGCTTGAGGCGGAGAGTTCTCGCTACGATTTCTTTGCTGACGTTGTCGAGCAAACCAAAGCCGATATTGGTTTGATTGCAATGGACGCAGATCCTGCGCGAGCGATCCAGCTTATAGCGGAAGTATCTGCTCAATCGCCGCAATGCACTCTACTTGTAACAAGTAGTAGTACCGATGGCCGTCTGATCTTGGAATCCATGAGGGCGGGGGCGAAGGAGTTCCTCACCGAGCCTCTCAAAGAAGAAGATTTGATCACGGCACTGAACCGTGTGAAACGTCAACATGCTGGTGAAAGTACTAACGCTGCAGTCGGTTGCCGTGTGGTTGCAGTGGCGGGTGCCACAGGTGGTGTAGGCACTACGAGCGTTGCAGTCAACATGGCTTGTGCCATGGCGGCGGATGAGTCCAACTCTGTGGTGTTGGTTGATCTTGATGTTGCGTTGGGAGATGCCGACGTATTCCTTGATACGATTCCTGAATACACTTTGGCGGACGTGGCGCAAAACGTCTCGCGACTTGATCTAACACTGCTCAAGAAATCACTTACAAAACACTCGTCGGGTCTGCACCTTTTGCCTCGCCCGGTGCAACTCGAGGATGTGCAGCAAATCACTGCTGACAGTCTTCAACGAGTCATTGGGCTCTTAAAGACCTCCTTTACGCATATCGTGATCGATTTGTCGAAGTATTTCGGTGAGCTCGATATGCAGGCAATCTATATGGCGGACGACATCCTGATGGTTACGCAGCTGGATCTGCCTTGCCTGCGAAATGTGGTCCGCCTGATGATGACTTTTGATGGTGATGAGTCACTGCGTAGTAAGGTCAAGGTCGTTGTCAACCGAGTGGGCCAAGACTCGGGGCAAATAAGCCTCAAAAAGGCTCGGGAATCGATTGGCCGCGATATCTATTGGCAGATCCCCAATGACTACCGGACGATGATCGAAGTACGCAACAACGGTGTGCCATTGATTCAGCATGCTCCGAAGGCGGGTATCACCAATTCAATCTTACAGCTCTCCGACGCCGTCTGTGGCAAGATTCGCGAAGAAGGCGAACTAAGTGACAGGGACTCCAAGAGTCGTCGTTGGCTGAATCTTTGGCCAGCGAAGTAG
- a CDS encoding DUF362 domain-containing protein, with protein MTIPRKPTSPESFSQPTRRTMLAAGGVAIAGFAGAKALAHWMLPTAEVFVARNQQYNGQLVQTIRDGLNACGLVPHQFANKRVLLKPNMVEPTRQIPHMTTHPAVIIAAAEVFRGWGATVTVGEAPGHVRDTEMALVESGVSEALRDARLEFADLNYEDVAWRVNRGRVSPLKGIYFPRSVCEADYVVSLPKMKTHHWVGVTCAMKNFYGTLPGIKYGWPKNVLHHNGIPQTVVDINASLPKSLAIVDAIDCMEGDGPILGSMKHMGLVLVGSSLPAVDATAARIMGIRPERVSYLSLAADRLGPIAENRITQRGENWQELVSPFQILDEPHLRNLRETPTGPLVS; from the coding sequence ATGACAATTCCTCGCAAACCCACTTCACCCGAATCCTTCTCTCAACCCACCCGCCGCACAATGCTGGCCGCCGGGGGCGTGGCGATCGCCGGCTTTGCGGGGGCCAAGGCATTGGCCCACTGGATGTTGCCCACTGCCGAAGTTTTCGTCGCCCGCAATCAGCAATACAACGGCCAGTTGGTCCAAACAATTCGCGATGGGCTAAACGCTTGCGGCTTAGTTCCTCACCAGTTCGCCAACAAACGGGTCCTCCTCAAACCCAACATGGTCGAGCCAACCCGCCAAATCCCCCACATGACCACGCACCCTGCCGTGATCATCGCTGCCGCCGAGGTTTTCCGCGGTTGGGGCGCAACTGTCACCGTGGGTGAAGCACCCGGTCATGTCCGAGACACGGAGATGGCCCTGGTCGAATCAGGCGTCTCTGAGGCACTGCGAGATGCACGACTAGAATTTGCCGATTTGAACTACGAAGATGTTGCCTGGCGCGTCAACCGAGGTCGAGTCAGCCCGCTCAAGGGAATCTATTTCCCTCGTAGCGTCTGCGAGGCTGACTACGTCGTGTCGCTACCCAAAATGAAAACCCACCACTGGGTGGGCGTCACCTGTGCAATGAAAAACTTCTACGGCACGCTTCCCGGCATCAAATATGGTTGGCCCAAGAATGTGCTGCACCACAACGGCATCCCCCAGACAGTAGTCGATATCAATGCATCGCTCCCCAAATCACTTGCTATCGTGGACGCCATTGACTGCATGGAAGGGGACGGCCCAATTTTGGGGAGCATGAAGCATATGGGATTGGTGCTAGTCGGCAGCTCCCTACCAGCCGTCGACGCCACCGCAGCGCGTATCATGGGAATCAGGCCCGAACGAGTAAGCTACCTCTCGCTGGCAGCGGATCGCTTGGGACCAATCGCAGAAAATCGTATCACTCAGCGTGGCGAAAACTGGCAAGAACTCGTAAGCCCGTTCCAGATTCTCGACGAGCCGCACCTGCGGAATCTTCGCGAGACGCCCACCGGACCGTTGGTGAGTTAG
- the cpaB gene encoding Flp pilus assembly protein CpaB: MMRPKSLLLLALALGCGLVASIGISQVLDSNNKKQASIETVPIYVALQNINLGDPVNDGMVSLQEWPRDKVPVGAITKWEEIESRRPKTTIFQGEPLNDGKFLAKGETHDPISGIPPGMRLKTVSVDARKSAAGLLSPGDRVDVQLYIPQNERQGIPHAFTKIILQNIRVYAVDQTVQRTAEGTEERSVAKTLSLVVTPQQASRMTTAENMGELSLIPRHPDDDLIVDDAEQSLEDIFARSDSSNREKERAAFDKSDEDIEASLRKDMSHNPTVAVEPPFRMKLIFPNEVSQVDFDNTTGEPLEAEDDYNTYRPTDSVDMESGEEESSGPDFSADNPDGKFPIDFE, translated from the coding sequence ATGATGCGTCCGAAATCTTTACTACTGTTGGCGCTTGCGCTAGGCTGCGGCCTGGTTGCCTCGATCGGCATTAGCCAGGTGCTCGACAGCAACAACAAGAAGCAAGCTTCTATCGAGACAGTGCCCATTTACGTGGCTCTCCAGAATATCAATCTGGGAGATCCGGTGAATGATGGCATGGTAAGCCTCCAGGAGTGGCCCCGGGACAAAGTTCCTGTAGGTGCTATTACCAAATGGGAGGAGATCGAAAGTCGCCGCCCGAAAACGACCATCTTCCAGGGCGAGCCACTCAACGATGGCAAATTCCTGGCCAAGGGCGAAACGCACGATCCTATCTCCGGGATTCCACCGGGAATGCGGCTCAAGACCGTTTCAGTCGATGCCCGCAAGAGTGCGGCAGGACTTCTGAGCCCTGGTGATCGGGTCGACGTCCAGCTCTATATTCCACAGAACGAGCGACAAGGCATCCCGCACGCCTTCACAAAAATCATTCTGCAAAACATCCGCGTCTATGCGGTCGACCAGACTGTCCAACGCACTGCTGAAGGAACCGAGGAACGAAGCGTTGCCAAGACATTGTCTTTGGTTGTTACGCCTCAGCAGGCGAGCCGCATGACCACGGCCGAAAACATGGGCGAGCTGAGCTTGATTCCACGTCACCCGGACGATGACTTGATAGTCGATGACGCGGAACAATCTCTTGAGGATATCTTCGCCCGAAGCGATTCGAGTAATCGTGAGAAAGAGCGGGCGGCATTTGATAAGAGCGACGAGGATATCGAAGCTTCTCTCCGCAAAGACATGAGCCACAACCCGACGGTCGCCGTCGAGCCTCCGTTCCGAATGAAGTTGATTTTCCCAAATGAGGTCAGTCAAGTTGATTTTGACAATACGACTGGCGAACCTTTGGAAGCTGAAGATGACTACAATACCTACCGTCCAACCGATTCTGTTGACATGGAATCAGGCGAAGAGGAATCGTCTGGACCTGATTTCAGTGCTGATAATCCCGATGGGAAATTCCCGATAGATTTTGAATAA
- a CDS encoding type II secretion system F family protein, giving the protein MLPSVLIIGAVFLGVVALIVGIAVFFRDQSVSQMEDRLSSITGKGDKNDPAGLTELTQLLSRERGKNAFETAFGNLFNLNLLFEQAEVTMSTAAFLSICLGLGVGSASMVGLAGLNVMLAPVVGIFFASLPFFWLVFRRKRRFAKFAAQLPEALELVARALRAGHSLAAGFHLVSQEGSDPIASEFGRVFEEQNLGLPFEEALSNLCDRIPNLDLKFFVTAVILQRQTGGDLAEILDKIGRLIRERYAIWGQVQALTGEGRLSGIVLLALPPLLFITVYRMNPDYLSLLFTDELGKKMLVGGIVMQLLGALAIRKIVNIRV; this is encoded by the coding sequence ATGCTTCCAAGTGTCCTAATTATTGGCGCAGTATTCCTGGGTGTCGTCGCGTTGATCGTGGGAATCGCCGTCTTTTTTCGCGACCAGTCCGTGTCGCAGATGGAAGACCGCCTCTCCTCGATTACTGGTAAGGGAGATAAGAACGATCCTGCGGGTCTGACGGAACTGACCCAGTTGCTCTCCAGAGAGCGCGGCAAGAATGCTTTCGAGACTGCGTTTGGCAATTTGTTCAATTTGAACTTACTGTTCGAGCAAGCTGAAGTGACGATGTCGACAGCGGCATTCTTGTCGATTTGCTTGGGATTAGGCGTAGGTTCCGCCTCCATGGTAGGCCTGGCGGGACTCAATGTGATGTTGGCTCCCGTCGTGGGCATCTTCTTCGCATCCTTGCCGTTCTTTTGGCTAGTATTCCGCCGAAAACGGCGTTTTGCAAAATTTGCTGCACAACTTCCTGAAGCGCTGGAATTGGTTGCCCGAGCCTTGCGTGCAGGCCATAGTCTTGCCGCTGGGTTTCACCTGGTGTCGCAAGAAGGGTCGGATCCAATTGCTTCAGAATTCGGGCGAGTATTTGAGGAACAGAATTTGGGTCTTCCCTTTGAGGAAGCGCTCTCCAATTTGTGTGATCGGATTCCCAACCTCGATCTCAAGTTCTTTGTCACCGCAGTAATATTGCAGAGGCAAACGGGTGGTGATCTCGCTGAAATCCTCGACAAGATCGGTCGCCTGATTCGCGAACGATATGCAATCTGGGGACAAGTTCAGGCACTTACTGGCGAAGGTCGCCTGTCCGGCATCGTTCTCTTGGCGTTACCGCCGCTGTTGTTTATTACCGTGTATCGCATGAATCCCGACTATCTATCACTCCTGTTTACCGACGAGCTTGGTAAGAAAATGCTTGTTGGAGGCATCGTGATGCAGTTGTTGGGTGCATTGGCAATTCGCAAGATCGTTAACATCCGAGTCTGA
- a CDS encoding ABC transporter permease translates to MLLSGRQRALLRTAVNGVMLHKLRSLLTVLGLVFGVASVIVMLAVGEGASRQAQEQIEALGVTNVIVRTVKPTESDAEVDFRAFEQDYGLTYADLRRIDDTIVSAIRITPMREFPQEARYGAQKIDCRLVAVHPSYFEANRIGLARGRFLEPVDLEQRANVCVIGEEVARKVFREQSPLGKSIQVANRHFFQVVGVQSYKTPSAGVGSSLSAQDLNRDIVIPLSTDRSRIGDVIERVEQGSYSRQRLELSQITVEVRDRYQVKSTANALEGLLAKYHPQKDYVITVPLDLLEQAQATQRIFNFVLGATAAISLLVGGIGIMNIMLATVSERTHEIGIRRALGAKQSDIIFQFLIETVTLSLFGTGLGVLLGLAAPSLVTYLSGMDTVVTIWSVGVAVVVSLTVGIAFGIYPARQAARLDPIEALRRA, encoded by the coding sequence ATGCTGCTCAGTGGGCGCCAGCGGGCCTTGTTGCGCACCGCCGTGAATGGCGTAATGCTACACAAGTTGCGATCCTTGCTTACCGTATTGGGCCTAGTTTTCGGAGTGGCAAGCGTCATTGTAATGCTAGCCGTCGGCGAGGGTGCTAGTCGCCAGGCCCAGGAACAGATCGAAGCGCTCGGGGTCACCAATGTTATCGTCCGAACCGTCAAGCCCACGGAGAGTGACGCGGAAGTCGACTTTCGAGCTTTCGAGCAAGACTATGGGCTGACTTACGCTGACCTGCGACGGATTGATGACACAATCGTGTCCGCCATCAGAATCACACCGATGCGCGAATTTCCCCAGGAGGCACGTTATGGCGCACAGAAAATCGATTGCCGCCTCGTGGCGGTTCATCCTAGTTATTTTGAGGCCAATCGAATTGGCTTAGCTCGCGGTCGATTTCTTGAGCCGGTCGATTTGGAGCAACGTGCGAATGTATGCGTGATCGGCGAGGAAGTTGCTCGAAAAGTTTTTCGTGAGCAATCCCCCTTGGGAAAATCCATTCAAGTGGCCAATCGCCACTTCTTCCAAGTCGTTGGTGTCCAGAGCTACAAGACTCCCTCTGCTGGGGTTGGTTCCAGCCTCTCCGCACAAGACTTGAATCGCGACATCGTGATTCCGTTGAGCACGGATCGAAGTCGGATCGGCGATGTCATTGAGCGGGTAGAACAGGGGAGCTATTCAAGGCAACGACTTGAGTTGAGCCAGATTACCGTCGAAGTCCGGGACCGATACCAGGTGAAGTCAACTGCCAATGCGTTAGAAGGACTGCTGGCAAAATATCACCCGCAGAAGGACTATGTCATCACCGTGCCGCTCGACTTGCTGGAGCAGGCGCAGGCGACGCAGCGAATTTTCAATTTTGTCCTCGGTGCTACGGCAGCGATCTCGCTGCTCGTGGGTGGCATCGGCATTATGAATATTATGCTGGCCACGGTCAGCGAACGTACCCATGAAATCGGCATCCGACGCGCACTAGGGGCAAAGCAGTCGGACATTATCTTTCAATTCTTGATCGAAACCGTTACGCTCTCTCTGTTCGGAACGGGCCTCGGTGTGTTGCTCGGTTTGGCAGCACCGTCGTTGGTTACCTATCTCTCTGGAATGGATACCGTTGTGACCATCTGGTCAGTTGGCGTGGCAGTCGTCGTTTCTTTAACTGTTGGGATTGCCTTCGGCATTTATCCAGCACGCCAAGCAGCCCGACTGGATCCTATCGAGGCATTACGTCGTGCCTAG
- a CDS encoding Flp family type IVb pilin yields MKNFAKKVQRFLVSEDGPTAVEYAVMLALIVIVCLTAIRSVGTNAAATFTGVAGQLTSS; encoded by the coding sequence ATGAAGAATTTTGCTAAGAAGGTACAACGTTTCCTCGTTTCGGAAGACGGCCCTACCGCTGTTGAGTATGCAGTCATGCTCGCCTTGATCGTCATCGTCTGCTTGACAGCGATTCGGTCTGTAGGTACCAACGCCGCGGCTACCTTTACGGGTGTCGCTGGTCAGTTGACATCTAGCTGA